In Spirosoma aureum, a single genomic region encodes these proteins:
- a CDS encoding RagB/SusD family nutrient uptake outer membrane protein, with protein sequence MKHIVAKQIGKVLLGGAILLGPVGCKDFLVEQAPSNLTPDNFYTIPDHAEAALAAVYDNLRFMGDGSGIFSSNWQMLEAPTGTSTTETAQNSDLNNLYGLVYDGNTQHIVNYWNGWYRVVAQANQALDKVPGITPMDAALKTKILGEARFLRATAYFNIVRLWGDAPLIVKPQSATSEDFYPKRSPQEDIYKLIVEDLTAAESAGLAWMDVSGRANLAAVKAQLARVYLTMAGQPLNKGAAYYKLAADKAFEIITYSNANPTTINLFTNYEDVHKESTKNRVEHLFMLQYNTLVAGNPMDNMFPNFKPVTYNGPSGTGSTVPTLSFYKSYETGDLRAKDQGYFYTTYFTNGNGAPFDLGGPYIFKHFNRTSAGTAGVAGSRLNNLNVPQIRYAEVLLMYAEAQNELGAPTQAAYDAFKRIRDRAGLTTPALGTYSQATFRDAVLRERWHELCYEQITWFDMVRLRKVYNETTNGFDAFVGHINQSSKQALQEKHLLFPIGKQELLNNPNLRPQNPGYPGA encoded by the coding sequence ATGAAGCATATAGTAGCAAAACAAATAGGCAAAGTGTTACTCGGCGGAGCAATACTACTTGGCCCTGTTGGTTGTAAAGATTTTCTGGTCGAGCAGGCTCCATCGAACCTGACACCAGATAATTTCTATACCATTCCTGACCACGCCGAAGCAGCCCTGGCCGCTGTGTATGATAACCTGCGGTTTATGGGTGACGGTTCCGGTATTTTTTCATCGAACTGGCAAATGCTGGAAGCACCTACGGGGACATCCACAACGGAAACGGCGCAGAACTCCGACTTGAATAATCTGTATGGGTTAGTCTATGATGGCAACACTCAGCACATCGTTAACTATTGGAATGGCTGGTATCGTGTCGTTGCGCAGGCCAATCAGGCGCTTGATAAAGTGCCGGGCATCACGCCAATGGATGCCGCTCTGAAAACCAAAATCCTGGGCGAAGCACGATTCCTGCGGGCAACGGCTTATTTCAACATCGTTCGTCTTTGGGGCGATGCTCCACTGATTGTTAAACCACAATCGGCAACTTCCGAAGACTTTTATCCGAAGCGGTCCCCTCAGGAAGATATCTATAAATTGATTGTAGAGGATCTGACAGCAGCCGAATCGGCAGGTTTAGCCTGGATGGATGTAAGTGGTCGTGCCAACCTGGCCGCGGTAAAGGCTCAACTGGCTCGGGTATACCTGACTATGGCCGGTCAACCCCTGAACAAAGGAGCAGCGTACTACAAACTGGCGGCTGATAAGGCGTTTGAAATCATTACGTATTCGAATGCTAATCCGACGACCATCAACCTGTTTACGAACTACGAGGATGTTCATAAGGAAAGCACCAAAAACCGCGTTGAGCATTTGTTTATGCTTCAATACAACACGCTGGTAGCCGGTAATCCAATGGATAATATGTTTCCGAACTTTAAGCCGGTTACGTATAACGGTCCGTCCGGTACGGGCAGCACAGTTCCTACTTTATCCTTTTATAAATCCTACGAAACGGGCGATTTGAGGGCTAAAGATCAGGGGTATTTCTATACCACTTATTTTACCAATGGTAATGGTGCTCCGTTCGATCTGGGTGGTCCTTACATTTTCAAACACTTCAACCGGACATCTGCCGGTACAGCAGGAGTCGCTGGATCGCGTCTTAACAACCTGAACGTACCGCAGATTCGTTATGCCGAAGTGTTGCTGATGTATGCCGAAGCGCAGAATGAATTGGGCGCACCAACGCAGGCCGCTTACGATGCTTTCAAACGCATTCGGGATCGTGCCGGATTGACAACGCCTGCACTGGGTACCTATTCGCAGGCTACCTTCCGGGATGCCGTTTTGCGGGAACGCTGGCATGAACTGTGCTACGAGCAGATTACCTGGTTCGATATGGTTCGTCTACGGAAAGTGTACAACGAAACCACCAACGGATTCGACGCTTTCGTAGGTCACATTAACCAGAGTTCGAAACAGGCGTTGCAGGAAAAACACCTCCTGTTCCCAATTGGCAAACAGGAGCTGTTGAACAACCCTAACCTCCGGCCACAGAATCCAGGCTACCCAGGAGCATAG
- a CDS encoding helix-turn-helix transcriptional regulator has protein sequence MKTEQFLPIDRLKPFIKTFLIIESENGMVNRILPGTSIVMAFKIKGSVSYAEKGIETSLSVSTITGLRKSHRLLDYSKETATLLVIFQEGGAAVLFKEPLHELFGLSVALDDLIPRSTVDELEERLAEAVSNRHRITIIEQFLLARVQEPVADKLVDTAINEIKRAHGVIRIKDLITNLPISRDPFEKRFRRVIGTSPKQFSSIIRLRSLIADHSEQENLTEAAYLAGYFDQAHFIKDFKSFTGQTPHHFFAAGPYW, from the coding sequence ATGAAGACGGAGCAATTTCTTCCTATTGATCGATTAAAGCCATTCATTAAGACGTTTCTGATTATTGAAAGCGAAAATGGCATGGTCAACCGGATATTGCCCGGAACATCAATCGTAATGGCTTTCAAGATTAAGGGCAGCGTGAGCTATGCAGAGAAAGGCATTGAAACGTCTTTGTCTGTGTCAACGATCACAGGATTAAGGAAGTCCCACCGTTTGTTAGACTATTCAAAAGAAACGGCTACGCTACTTGTTATTTTCCAGGAGGGTGGTGCCGCTGTCTTATTTAAGGAACCGCTCCATGAGTTGTTTGGCCTGAGTGTAGCCCTTGACGATCTCATTCCTCGTAGCACTGTCGATGAACTGGAAGAGCGCCTGGCCGAAGCAGTAAGCAATCGACACCGGATTACCATTATTGAACAATTCCTGCTTGCAAGAGTCCAAGAACCAGTAGCCGATAAGCTTGTCGATACGGCCATTAACGAAATTAAACGGGCCCATGGAGTCATACGAATAAAAGACCTCATCACTAACCTGCCCATTAGCCGCGACCCTTTTGAAAAAAGGTTTCGGCGGGTTATAGGTACTTCGCCCAAGCAGTTTTCGTCAATCATTCGGTTGAGGAGCTTAATTGCTGACCATTCAGAGCAGGAAAACCTGACAGAAGCCGCCTATCTGGCCGGTTATTTCGATCAGGCGCATTTTATAAAAGATTTCAAATCCTTTACCGGACAAACTCCACACCATTTCTTTGCCGCTGGCCCGTATTGGTAA
- a CDS encoding pseudouridine synthase — protein sequence MQGSNSVLSAPQPLTLLYQSADLVAINKPHGLLVHRSPIASDASEFAVQMLRDQLGQRVYPVHRLDRKTGGVLLFALSDTMNSVMQRQFAEGEISKTYLAIVRGYTADEQVIDYPLRRDDGVLQDAVTFLKTRQRAEIPLPFGKHATSRYSLVELTPTTGRMHQLRKHMAHILHPIIGDRPHGCNKQNKLFLEFFGMNTMLLHASRIQFKHPQTLEEITITAPYQTEFNRMWVTLFGNEKHLSVPNVYL from the coding sequence ATGCAAGGAAGCAATTCAGTGCTCAGTGCACCCCAGCCATTGACGTTGTTGTATCAATCCGCCGATTTAGTCGCGATTAATAAACCGCACGGTCTGCTGGTCCATCGATCACCCATCGCCAGCGATGCCAGCGAGTTTGCGGTTCAGATGCTCCGCGACCAGTTGGGCCAACGGGTATATCCGGTTCATCGTTTAGATCGGAAAACGGGAGGTGTACTCCTTTTTGCCCTATCCGATACGATGAATTCAGTTATGCAGCGACAGTTTGCCGAGGGCGAAATCAGTAAAACGTATCTGGCCATCGTGCGCGGCTACACCGCTGACGAACAAGTTATCGATTATCCACTTCGCCGGGACGATGGTGTACTTCAGGATGCGGTTACGTTTCTAAAAACCCGCCAACGTGCGGAGATTCCGTTGCCGTTCGGCAAACATGCTACGTCGCGCTATTCGTTGGTAGAGCTTACACCAACAACGGGCCGAATGCATCAACTGCGCAAGCATATGGCCCATATCCTCCATCCGATTATCGGCGACCGGCCACATGGTTGTAATAAACAGAATAAACTATTTCTGGAGTTTTTTGGCATGAATACCATGCTGTTACATGCCAGCCGTATTCAGTTTAAGCACCCGCAAACGTTAGAAGAAATTACGATTACAGCGCCCTACCAGACTGAATTCAATCGCATGTGGGTTACATTGTTTGGAAATGAGAAGCATCTGTCTGTACCCAACGTTTACCTATAA
- a CDS encoding GreA/GreB family elongation factor, protein MSRAFLKNESAEDPVVIPARAPLPPGATNYVTLRGLALLQTELTELENERMQVQLIEREDTERARQLALINGRIANLNQRIATARVVDVRDHPRDEVRFGATVSLHNQAIEAKQANQKLTIVGVDEADASQGRIAFTAPIARALLGKRVGETIELPAKHGTNVLEITEINYEE, encoded by the coding sequence ATGAGTAGAGCTTTTTTGAAAAACGAAAGTGCGGAAGATCCTGTCGTTATACCAGCACGGGCACCTCTTCCGCCAGGGGCTACCAATTATGTTACGTTACGTGGTTTAGCGTTGTTACAGACTGAATTAACCGAGCTGGAAAACGAACGGATGCAGGTACAGCTGATTGAGCGTGAAGATACCGAACGTGCCCGACAACTGGCTTTAATAAACGGGCGTATTGCCAACCTGAATCAACGAATTGCTACTGCTAGGGTAGTCGACGTCCGTGATCACCCGCGTGATGAGGTACGCTTTGGTGCTACAGTCAGTCTACATAACCAGGCAATAGAAGCAAAACAAGCCAACCAGAAATTAACGATTGTAGGCGTTGATGAAGCAGATGCATCCCAGGGTCGAATTGCCTTCACCGCTCCAATTGCGCGAGCCCTGTTGGGAAAGCGGGTTGGTGAAACCATTGAGTTGCCAGCGAAGCATGGAACGAATGTCCTGGAAATTACCGAGATAAACTACGAAGAATAA
- a CDS encoding SusC/RagA family TonB-linked outer membrane protein: MQKLLRPQAWLVRMLRLSSTQCFLFLFCSTLTYAATVPASGKSTKNHLATKFVDRTISGRVTDENNASLPGVSIVVKGSQRGTVTDSDGRYKLDVPNSDATIVFSFVGYLPQEVRVGAQATIDISLKADSKVLDEIVVIGYGTTKKSDLTGAVAGVKEAQLAERPAPSLNQALSGRMPGVQVNTNSGRPGGRTTIRIRGFSSINSSNNPLYVVDGVMLPQSTGDQFSNPIDYINPSDIVSVEVLKDASSTAIYGARGANGVILVQTRKGKAGEGRVTYDGQFSVNTIGPNRPQVLNAKEYLATEDLAYANMAKYDPVGWAAGKWTFLDPKVRRTAFSAAHPGVFDANLNPLYDTDWFKESSQNKLSQNHQLGFSGGNERTQYAVSVGYRDDEGLIKTSYLKRYSGRFTIDDQVKTWLKIGGTLSYNNQTENLVDINDAVARQIVEDFPFLPVKYADGKYAENRDYPSAEGTMSSVHRLMDRKYIQNTQTSIGSLYTNITLAKGLEMKTVVGANIQTQEIDQSQTRTLDIGANGTAQTNNNRTTFWSLENYLTYNKQINEKNAITALVGISWQATNRFGMGASVRNFATDYFTFNNLGAGSTQPTVSSFADRSAFNSYFGRINYNLMDKYLVTFTGRADGSSKFGENHKFAFFPSAAVAWRVSEESFLKGNPIISNLKVRTSYGLTGNSEIPPYSSLSLLSSNYSTIYNEARTGGTGINRLANPDLRWEKTAQTDAGLEIGLFKGRLNIEADYYYRLTTDMLLDAPVPRTSGYATIRRNVGSMENRGFEFGINSVNIDRGGFTWNSTFNISFNRNKVLSLATPSDIFGVGGPNFINQTNIIRIGEPVGSFWGLTRLGTWSEAEREEAAKFTSYRNGLTILPGDLKYLDVNGDKAITDADRSIIGNGSPKFWGAFTNTWKYRNLDLTLELQFSGGNDVMMMNFHPSEDRVSIANSYKSVLNAWTPTNQNTPIAEIRETRAGYVTNVDSHWIYDGSFLRGKNLLLGYTFPAELTNRIKLNRLRIYASAQNFFLKVSDKIIGDPEVTPTNQNNDNSAFSQGEIWHNYPKPTTYMVGLQIGL; this comes from the coding sequence ATGCAAAAACTTTTACGCCCGCAAGCCTGGCTTGTGAGGATGTTGAGGCTGTCCTCTACACAATGTTTCCTTTTTCTTTTCTGCTCTACGCTCACTTACGCTGCAACGGTTCCCGCTTCGGGGAAATCAACAAAAAATCATTTAGCAACCAAATTTGTCGACAGAACGATATCGGGTAGAGTAACCGACGAGAATAATGCGTCACTGCCTGGTGTTAGTATTGTCGTGAAAGGAAGTCAGCGGGGTACCGTTACCGATTCTGATGGTCGTTATAAACTCGACGTACCCAATAGCGATGCTACGATCGTATTTTCGTTTGTTGGATACCTGCCTCAGGAAGTTCGCGTGGGGGCTCAGGCGACAATCGATATTTCGCTTAAAGCCGACAGTAAAGTACTCGACGAAATCGTCGTTATTGGTTATGGTACAACCAAAAAATCAGATTTAACAGGGGCTGTCGCTGGTGTCAAAGAAGCCCAGCTGGCTGAGCGTCCTGCGCCTTCGTTAAACCAGGCATTGTCGGGTCGTATGCCCGGTGTGCAGGTTAATACCAACTCGGGACGGCCTGGCGGACGGACTACCATCCGGATTCGGGGTTTCAGTTCGATCAACTCGTCGAACAACCCTTTATATGTGGTAGACGGAGTTATGCTGCCACAGAGTACGGGCGATCAGTTCAGTAACCCAATTGATTACATTAACCCCAGCGACATCGTCTCGGTTGAAGTGTTGAAAGATGCTTCGTCTACCGCGATCTATGGAGCCAGAGGTGCCAATGGTGTTATTCTGGTGCAGACCCGGAAGGGGAAAGCCGGTGAAGGACGTGTTACGTATGATGGCCAGTTCAGCGTGAATACCATTGGTCCGAACAGACCTCAGGTACTGAATGCCAAAGAATATCTGGCAACGGAAGATCTAGCCTATGCCAACATGGCTAAATATGATCCCGTCGGCTGGGCAGCTGGTAAATGGACGTTCCTGGATCCGAAAGTTAGACGGACTGCCTTTAGTGCAGCACATCCGGGCGTTTTTGATGCTAACCTCAATCCATTGTATGATACCGACTGGTTCAAAGAGTCTTCGCAGAACAAGCTTTCACAAAATCACCAGTTAGGGTTTAGTGGCGGTAATGAGCGTACACAGTATGCCGTGTCAGTAGGCTATCGGGATGATGAAGGTCTGATCAAAACCTCTTATTTGAAGCGCTATTCGGGACGGTTTACGATTGACGATCAGGTGAAAACATGGTTGAAAATCGGTGGTACGCTGAGCTATAACAATCAGACAGAGAATCTGGTCGATATCAATGATGCCGTAGCCCGGCAAATCGTGGAAGATTTTCCTTTTCTTCCTGTGAAGTATGCCGATGGTAAGTACGCTGAAAACCGGGATTATCCGTCTGCGGAAGGTACGATGAGTTCAGTTCACCGTCTCATGGATCGTAAATACATCCAGAATACACAAACGAGCATCGGAAGCTTATACACCAATATTACATTGGCGAAAGGGCTGGAAATGAAGACGGTTGTAGGAGCAAATATTCAGACGCAGGAAATTGATCAGTCGCAGACCCGCACCTTGGATATTGGCGCGAATGGTACTGCACAGACCAACAATAACCGTACTACGTTCTGGTCGTTAGAAAACTACCTGACCTATAACAAGCAAATCAATGAGAAGAACGCCATTACTGCCCTGGTGGGTATTTCATGGCAGGCAACAAATCGATTTGGCATGGGGGCCAGTGTTCGGAACTTTGCAACGGATTACTTTACCTTCAATAACTTAGGGGCCGGTAGTACGCAGCCTACTGTAAGCTCGTTTGCTGACCGAAGTGCGTTTAACTCCTACTTCGGACGTATCAACTACAACCTGATGGATAAGTATCTGGTGACTTTTACCGGTCGGGCAGATGGTTCATCTAAGTTTGGGGAAAACCACAAATTCGCGTTCTTCCCATCAGCGGCTGTAGCCTGGCGTGTTTCGGAAGAGAGCTTCCTGAAGGGCAATCCAATAATTTCTAACCTGAAAGTACGTACCAGCTACGGCTTGACGGGTAACTCTGAAATTCCGCCTTACTCGTCTCTCTCGCTGCTCAGTTCTAACTATTCGACTATTTATAACGAGGCTCGAACGGGTGGTACGGGCATCAATCGCCTGGCGAACCCGGATTTGCGCTGGGAAAAAACAGCTCAGACGGATGCTGGGCTTGAAATAGGCTTGTTTAAAGGTCGCCTTAACATTGAAGCCGATTATTACTACCGGCTGACAACCGATATGCTGCTGGATGCACCTGTGCCACGTACAAGCGGCTATGCAACGATCCGTCGGAATGTAGGTTCGATGGAGAACCGGGGTTTCGAGTTTGGTATCAACTCGGTTAATATTGACCGGGGCGGATTCACCTGGAATAGCACGTTCAATATTTCGTTCAACCGAAACAAAGTGCTCTCGCTGGCAACACCATCCGATATTTTCGGTGTAGGTGGCCCCAACTTTATTAACCAGACCAACATCATTCGCATCGGTGAGCCGGTTGGTTCATTCTGGGGACTTACCCGTTTGGGTACCTGGAGCGAAGCCGAACGGGAGGAAGCGGCTAAATTCACGAGCTATCGGAATGGTTTGACGATTCTCCCAGGTGATCTGAAATATCTGGATGTAAATGGTGATAAAGCCATTACCGACGCTGACCGGAGTATCATTGGCAATGGTAGCCCAAAATTCTGGGGCGCCTTTACCAATACCTGGAAATATCGGAATCTTGACCTGACACTCGAACTTCAATTCTCGGGCGGTAACGACGTAATGATGATGAATTTCCACCCCAGCGAAGACCGTGTTTCGATTGCCAACAGCTACAAAAGTGTCCTGAATGCCTGGACACCAACGAATCAGAACACGCCTATTGCTGAAATCCGGGAGACACGGGCAGGATACGTAACCAACGTTGATAGTCACTGGATTTATGATGGTTCGTTTCTGCGAGGTAAAAACCTGTTGTTAGGGTATACATTCCCGGCAGAATTAACCAATCGGATCAAATTAAACCGGCTCAGAATCTATGCGTCGGCACAGAATTTCTTCCTGAAGGTATCGGATAAAATCATCGGTGATCCTGAAGTAACACCTACCAACCAGAATAATGATAATAGCGCCTTCTCACAGGGTGAGATCTGGCACAATTATCCCAAGCCAACTACGTATATGGTAGGCCTGCAGATTGGCCTATAA
- a CDS encoding YciI family protein, with translation MNEYVFLVRFGANATLAPEQRRINTEKWGKLIQLWTEQGYFVGSSLITQAGFVLSGSDRKVDQGFIADTDFRVVSIIRIAVSSIDEAVELARACPVLDYGGTVEVREVQPRPVLATT, from the coding sequence ATGAACGAGTATGTTTTTTTAGTAAGATTTGGTGCAAACGCCACCCTAGCCCCTGAACAGCGACGAATAAATACCGAAAAGTGGGGAAAACTGATTCAGCTCTGGACTGAACAAGGGTATTTTGTAGGGAGCAGCCTTATCACACAGGCAGGATTTGTGCTTTCGGGGTCAGACCGAAAAGTTGATCAGGGATTCATTGCTGATACAGATTTCAGGGTAGTTAGTATTATTCGTATTGCTGTTTCATCCATCGATGAAGCTGTCGAGCTAGCCAGGGCTTGTCCGGTATTGGATTATGGCGGAACGGTTGAGGTAAGAGAAGTTCAGCCCAGGCCTGTTTTGGCAACGACCTAA
- a CDS encoding phosphotransferase enzyme family protein, with product MEIFPTQYSTLLASALIDSLQKSYGFSGLTCKLLLHGVSDTYVLEGPTDKYILKIYRNSHRSLDEIKGEVELLNILNEQGAKVSYPVRAIDGEQIQAFNAAEGIRHGVVFNFAPGKNIYDFTDEQLRVIGNEMAFNHNLTSQINLSHERKNYDIETTLTRPLRLTEPWFADEKESYSELEAIAERVIRKMETFHTASFSYGYCHYDYLPKNFHFDGDTFTLFDFDFAGKGFLANDHASFLVHFFFHTATGKLTKEEGDRQFKRFLDAYREVRDLSDEEIEAIPCLGIMFWIFYLGFACENFDDWSNNFLSPRYLKERVSVIKRFADMYCRF from the coding sequence ATGGAAATATTTCCCACCCAATACTCAACTTTACTGGCATCGGCCTTAATCGATAGCCTTCAAAAAAGCTATGGATTCAGTGGTCTAACCTGTAAGCTATTGTTGCATGGCGTTAGCGATACCTACGTACTGGAAGGTCCGACTGATAAATACATTCTTAAAATCTACCGGAATTCACACCGAAGTCTGGATGAAATAAAAGGCGAAGTAGAGCTACTCAACATCCTGAACGAACAGGGCGCAAAGGTATCTTACCCAGTTCGCGCTATCGATGGTGAACAGATTCAGGCGTTCAATGCTGCGGAAGGAATACGCCACGGTGTGGTTTTTAACTTCGCACCTGGAAAGAACATCTATGATTTTACTGATGAGCAGTTGCGGGTAATCGGTAATGAAATGGCTTTCAATCATAACCTTACCTCTCAGATTAACCTGTCGCATGAACGAAAGAACTATGATATTGAAACGACACTGACACGGCCGCTCAGGCTCACTGAACCCTGGTTTGCTGATGAAAAGGAAAGCTATTCGGAATTAGAAGCTATTGCTGAACGGGTTATCCGAAAAATGGAAACATTTCATACGGCATCCTTTAGTTACGGCTACTGCCATTACGATTATCTGCCAAAAAACTTTCATTTTGATGGCGATACGTTTACGCTTTTCGATTTCGATTTTGCCGGGAAAGGCTTTCTCGCCAATGACCATGCTTCTTTTCTGGTCCATTTTTTCTTCCATACGGCTACGGGTAAACTGACAAAGGAAGAAGGCGATCGTCAATTTAAACGCTTTCTCGATGCGTACAGAGAAGTTAGAGACCTGTCGGATGAGGAAATAGAAGCGATTCCGTGCCTGGGGATTATGTTCTGGATCTTTTATTTGGGTTTTGCGTGCGAAAACTTCGATGACTGGTCCAATAACTTTTTAAGCCCCAGATACCTGAAAGAGCGTGTGTCAGTTATAAAGCGATTTGCCGATATGTATTGCCGATTTTAA
- a CDS encoding Gfo/Idh/MocA family protein, whose product MSLSTKLLRVLVVGCGNMGSSHAIAYKTLDGFEICGIVSTGNSKVVLNERLGGGYALFDDYTTALAETKPDAVCISTYPDTHESFAIQAFEQGCHVFIEKPIADTVEGAKRVVAAAEKAGKKLVVGYILRHHPSWEKFVEVAREMGKPLVMRMNLNQQSHGMMWTVHRNLMKSLSPIVDCGVHYIDVMCQMTRSKPIQVNAIGARLTNDIPAGNYNYGQLQIRFDDGSVGWYEAGWGPMMSETAFFVKDVIGPNGCVSIVAKNAGASGKSDNVDSHTKTESLRVHRAALDANDQFVEADTWIDMQDEPDHQELCNREQRYFLKAIQENLDLTDHMQDAVSSLQIAFACDESVRTGQPVLL is encoded by the coding sequence ATGTCACTTTCAACTAAATTATTGCGGGTTCTTGTGGTCGGTTGCGGCAACATGGGATCATCGCACGCTATTGCTTATAAAACGCTGGACGGTTTCGAAATCTGCGGGATCGTATCGACTGGAAACAGTAAGGTTGTCCTTAACGAACGACTGGGTGGTGGGTATGCTTTGTTTGACGATTATACCACAGCACTGGCGGAAACCAAACCCGATGCCGTTTGTATCTCGACCTACCCCGATACCCATGAATCATTTGCAATTCAGGCCTTTGAACAGGGTTGCCACGTATTTATCGAAAAACCAATTGCCGATACGGTTGAGGGGGCTAAACGAGTGGTAGCTGCTGCCGAAAAAGCGGGCAAAAAATTGGTTGTGGGTTATATTCTGAGGCATCATCCATCGTGGGAGAAGTTTGTCGAAGTGGCCCGTGAAATGGGTAAACCGCTGGTTATGCGCATGAACCTTAACCAGCAGAGCCACGGTATGATGTGGACCGTTCACCGGAATCTGATGAAAAGCCTAAGCCCGATTGTCGATTGTGGTGTTCATTACATTGATGTGATGTGCCAGATGACGCGTTCGAAACCCATTCAGGTGAACGCGATTGGAGCCCGGCTAACCAATGATATTCCGGCTGGTAATTACAATTATGGGCAGTTGCAGATTCGCTTTGACGATGGCTCCGTAGGCTGGTATGAAGCCGGTTGGGGGCCCATGATGAGCGAAACCGCATTTTTCGTTAAAGACGTAATCGGGCCGAATGGCTGCGTGTCGATTGTTGCTAAAAATGCAGGCGCTTCCGGGAAATCAGATAATGTCGATTCGCATACAAAAACGGAATCGTTGCGGGTGCATCGGGCTGCATTAGATGCCAATGACCAGTTTGTGGAAGCCGATACCTGGATTGATATGCAGGATGAACCCGATCACCAGGAGTTGTGTAACCGGGAGCAACGTTATTTTTTGAAAGCTATTCAGGAGAATCTTGATCTGACTGACCACATGCAGGATGCCGTAAGCAGTCTGCAAATCGCCTTCGCCTGCGATGAATCCGTGCGGACGGGTCAGCCGGTTCTGTTATAA
- a CDS encoding endonuclease/exonuclease/phosphatase family protein encodes MQTVDYVLLTYSIVVTIASFLNLIRLDYWWIRIWDFPHLQLTLMAAIGLLCWFLVGHHLDGYLVIVPVGLMATLLYQGWLVYPFTPLHKKQVARFSHKISSNQFEENTIRILVANVLMENTQTPEVRALADKHKPDVVLVLEANRKWQQDLSPIEADYPYRILHPLENTYGMLLYSRFPIRHQELRFLIQDDIPSIYARIELPSRQLVHFYGVHPMPPSPTEHYRSTERDAELLLVGKEARKKKGPIIVAGDLNDVAWSHTTRLFQRVSGLLDPRIGRGLYNTFHAHYFFLRWPLDHIFVTPHFQLRKILRLPNCGSDHFPMFIALTYAPDPKQMAEEVPQPERSDLEEAREKIEEAKG; translated from the coding sequence ATGCAAACAGTTGATTATGTACTGCTCACGTACTCCATTGTTGTTACAATCGCTTCCTTTTTAAATCTCATCCGTCTTGATTATTGGTGGATTCGAATTTGGGATTTTCCCCATCTACAGCTCACCTTAATGGCCGCCATTGGTCTATTATGCTGGTTTTTAGTAGGCCATCATCTAGATGGCTATCTGGTCATTGTGCCTGTGGGTTTAATGGCCACGTTACTCTATCAGGGATGGCTGGTTTATCCATTCACACCCCTTCACAAAAAACAGGTGGCCCGGTTCTCTCATAAGATAAGCAGTAATCAATTTGAGGAAAATACGATTCGAATTCTGGTAGCGAACGTGCTTATGGAGAATACGCAGACGCCTGAAGTTCGGGCATTGGCCGATAAACATAAACCGGATGTAGTGCTGGTGCTGGAAGCAAACAGGAAATGGCAACAGGATTTAAGCCCGATAGAAGCTGACTATCCGTATCGGATATTGCATCCGCTTGAAAATACATACGGAATGTTGTTATACTCTCGCTTCCCGATCCGCCATCAGGAACTGCGCTTTTTGATTCAGGATGATATTCCGTCAATATATGCCAGGATTGAGTTGCCATCCCGACAGTTGGTTCATTTCTATGGTGTTCATCCAATGCCACCCAGCCCGACGGAGCATTATCGGTCTACAGAGCGCGACGCCGAATTATTATTGGTTGGCAAGGAAGCCAGAAAAAAGAAAGGACCAATCATTGTAGCCGGTGATCTGAACGATGTAGCCTGGTCGCATACGACCCGTCTGTTCCAGCGGGTAAGCGGTCTGCTTGATCCACGAATTGGCCGGGGTTTATACAATACGTTTCATGCCCACTATTTCTTTCTGCGCTGGCCGTTAGACCACATCTTTGTCACCCCACACTTTCAGCTGCGAAAAATACTACGTTTACCCAATTGCGGATCAGATCATTTTCCCATGTTCATAGCGTTAACCTATGCGCCAGACCCTAAGCAGATGGCTGAAGAGGTTCCGCAGCCGGAGCGTAGTGATCTGGAAGAGGCCAGGGAAAAAATAGAAGAAGCAAAAGGGTAG